A genome region from Macrobrachium rosenbergii isolate ZJJX-2024 chromosome 42, ASM4041242v1, whole genome shotgun sequence includes the following:
- the LOC136827920 gene encoding rhodopsin-like, whose product MGYWEDPSNMVGSGLMPSTNPYGNYTVVDRVPRELLGYIHEHWYQHPPMNPLWYSLVGFWMFVMGTLAVAGNFVVIWVFMNTKSLRTPSNMFVVNLAFSDFCMMAFMCPPILVNCYYQMWSFSGLFCEIYACIGSICGTASIWSMVFITLDRYNVIVKGISAKPLTNKDAMLRILFVWFQTIFWCALPFFGICRYVPEGNMTACGTDYLTDDLWSHLYLYFYAIDCYIFPLFLIIYCYTFILKAVATHERQMREQAKKMGVKSLRNDPEAKKTSNECRLAKVALMTVSLWFMAWTPYFIINIGGINYKEMITPLFSIWGSVFAKANAVYNPIVYAISHPKYRAAMEKKLPCLSCATEGDDDNSAAETASTTSANEKC is encoded by the coding sequence ATGGGTTACTGGGAAGATCCTTCCAACATGGTTGGCAGTGGCCTTATGCCCTCAACGAATCCATACGGCAACTACACCGTTGTCGACAGGGTACCTCGAGAGCTTTTGGGCTACATCCACGAACACTGGTACCAGCACCCTCCCATGAACCCTCTCTGGTATAGCTTGGTTGGCTTCTGGATGTTTGTCATGGGGACTCTTGCTGTAGCAGGCAACTTCGTTGTAATCTGGGTTTTCATGAACACCAAATCTCTCAGAACACCTTCAAACATGTTTGTTGTAAATCTTGCTTTCTCAGATTTCTGTATGATGGCATTCATGTGTCCACCTATTTTGGTGAACTGTTACTACCAGATGTGGTCATTCAGTGGTCTCTTCTGTGAAATCTATGCTTGCATTGGTTCAATCTGTGGCACTGCCTCCATTTGGTCTATGGTATTCATAACTCTGGATCGTTACAATGTCATTGTAAAGGGAATCTCTGCTAAACCTTTAACCAACAAGGATGCTATGTTAAGAATTCTCTTCGTATGGTTCCAGACTATTTTCTGGTGTGCCCTTCCATTCTTTGGAATCTGCAGATATGTTCCTGAAGGTAATATGACCGCCTGTGGTACTGACTACCTCACTGATGATCTTTGGAGCCACCTTTACCTCTATTTCTATGCCATTGACTGTTATATCTTCCCCCTGTTCTTAATCATCTACTGCTACACATTCATCTTGAAGGCTGTTGCCACTCACGAGAGACAGATGCGTGAACAGGCCAAGAAGATGGGAGTTAAGTCTCTGAGAAATGACCCAGAAGCCAAGAAGACATCAAATGAGTGCCGCCTTGCTAAAGTTGCCCTTATGACTGTTTCCCTCTGGTTCATGGCATGGACCCCTTACTTCATCATCAATATTGGAGGTATTAACTACAAGGAAATGATTACTCCTCTGTTCTCCATCTGGGGTTCTGTTTTCGCTAAAGCCAATGCTGTGTACAACCCCATTGTTTATGCCATCAGCCATCCCAAATACAGAGCTGCTATGGAGAAGAAATTGCCATGCCTGTCATGCGCAACTGAGGGTGATGATGACAACTCCGCGGCTGAAACTGCTTCAACTACCTCAGCCAATGAAAAGTGCTAA